One Corallococcus exiguus DNA segment encodes these proteins:
- a CDS encoding bifunctional serine/threonine-protein kinase/formylglycine-generating enzyme family protein → MNAPPSSCLTDDILVQLLEDQLTDEALAQVHRHAAGCNECRSMLATLTPGIQRSSVEDPEPSDERETDRLPPPEPEPWTPPPSFDAFRLERPLGRGGMGIVYLAHDTSLDRRVAVKFMAATQPDERFRDLFTTEARALARLQHTNIVSVFSVGAVDGHPYIVSEYVVGETLAELPLPVPWRRVLSLGVGLARGLAAAHRQGVLHRDLKPSNALVTREGEVKLLDFGLAERVEVGAELASGSPLLVGTLPYLAPEVLTGGPASARSDLYALGLILHELCTGQVPRRASRRPEDTPTRAALGTEVDPDFAALIQRCLAVDPLERFGSAEALSESLEQLERSIAPAPLAAGNPYRGLAPFAAEHRALFFGREGDIRAVLERLRTRPLVLVAGDSGTGKSSLCRAGVLPRVAAGDLGDGREPHVVTLWPGHRPLEALAAALAPVLGRREAELVTALTDTPAWLGQALRETHGRGRGLLLFVDQLEELLTLADPGQAAHFARLLGELALPSPGVHVLLAVRGDFLTRLCALPGLGEEAERALYILRPLSPEGVREAIIGPARARGVAFESPELVRTLVDSTAHGVGSLPLLQFALAELWERRDAARGRITRSALEAMGGVAGALSRHADGVLARMSSAEHAAARRLLLQLVTAEGTRIERSAEDLADASDDISRAALRVLVEGRLLHTRTVSDLPRWEIAHESLIASWGTLRDWLDDDIGHRVLRKRVEAASAEWDRLRRSSEALWGQRQLDEVRVLEPVTLGAREQAFLRASHRAVRRARWGRGLTALVLALAVLASYVGLRLQAYLEDSRFIAAELGTAKEALASGRTLAARALANRVESLAMFDGRPPSSLGPETATDATGLRSAAEKRWTETLALRDQAEAAFTRASRSLERGLDRDRHHLDTRRLIAQVLAERVLLAEAFHQRHERDAWLQRLEQEVDSAKEGEASLRRFREPAELMVESTPPGARVSITRVLRSDGPFRREAAPDTGGSRFVLPEGSYQLHVTQPGRVPLDVPVFLTHGEREALRLTLPTQVPEGYVYIPPGCFLLGSAEPEVVRRFTFSPPMHRYCLTGGYLVGRDEVTFGDWLTYLEDLPPDAPARRILEQPHFGDGGTITLRWRQGTGWVFTFHRTREEFRTAKEGEPLLYAERTRHASVDWKQLPLSGVSAQDLEGYFYWLHRTKRLPGARLCGQHEWEYAARGADGRRYPHGDQLQPDDANIDATYDRRPLAFGPDAVGTHPASVSPFGLRDLAGNAYELTRSVTPEFGSVVLRGGSWYYDSFVAASADLSPGDATARDVRIGVRVCASFDPR, encoded by the coding sequence GTGAACGCGCCCCCTTCCAGCTGTCTGACCGACGACATCCTGGTCCAGCTCCTGGAGGATCAGCTGACGGACGAGGCGCTGGCGCAGGTGCACCGCCACGCCGCGGGGTGCAACGAGTGCCGGAGCATGCTGGCCACGCTCACGCCCGGCATCCAGCGCTCGTCCGTGGAGGACCCGGAGCCCTCGGACGAGAGGGAGACGGACCGGCTGCCGCCGCCGGAGCCGGAGCCCTGGACGCCGCCGCCGTCGTTCGATGCGTTCCGCCTGGAGCGCCCGCTGGGCCGGGGCGGGATGGGCATCGTCTACCTGGCGCACGACACGTCACTGGACCGGCGCGTGGCGGTGAAGTTCATGGCGGCGACGCAGCCGGATGAACGCTTCCGCGACCTGTTCACCACGGAGGCCCGGGCGCTCGCGCGGTTGCAACACACGAACATCGTCAGCGTGTTCAGCGTGGGCGCGGTGGACGGCCATCCGTACATCGTCTCCGAGTACGTCGTCGGCGAGACGCTCGCGGAGCTGCCCCTGCCGGTGCCGTGGCGCCGGGTGCTGTCCCTGGGCGTGGGCCTGGCGCGGGGGTTGGCGGCGGCGCACCGCCAGGGCGTCCTGCACCGCGACCTCAAGCCCTCCAACGCGCTCGTCACGCGCGAAGGCGAGGTGAAGCTGCTCGACTTCGGCCTCGCCGAGCGCGTGGAGGTGGGCGCGGAGCTGGCGTCCGGCTCGCCGCTGCTCGTGGGCACCCTGCCCTACCTGGCGCCGGAGGTGCTCACCGGAGGCCCGGCGTCCGCCCGCAGCGACCTGTATGCGCTGGGCCTCATCCTCCATGAGCTGTGCACGGGTCAGGTGCCCCGCCGCGCCTCGCGAAGGCCCGAGGACACCCCGACCCGCGCCGCGCTGGGCACGGAGGTGGACCCCGACTTCGCCGCCCTCATCCAGCGCTGTCTCGCGGTGGATCCGCTGGAGCGCTTCGGTTCGGCGGAGGCGCTGAGCGAATCACTGGAGCAGTTGGAGCGCTCCATCGCGCCCGCGCCGCTGGCGGCCGGCAATCCCTATCGAGGGCTCGCGCCGTTCGCGGCCGAGCACCGGGCGCTCTTCTTCGGACGCGAGGGCGACATCCGCGCCGTGCTGGAGCGCCTGCGCACGCGGCCGCTGGTGCTCGTCGCTGGCGACTCCGGGACGGGCAAGTCCTCGCTGTGCCGCGCGGGCGTGCTGCCCCGGGTGGCGGCCGGAGACCTGGGCGACGGGCGCGAGCCGCACGTCGTCACGCTGTGGCCCGGCCATCGCCCGCTCGAAGCGCTGGCGGCGGCGCTCGCGCCGGTGTTGGGGCGAAGGGAGGCGGAGCTCGTCACCGCCCTCACGGACACGCCGGCCTGGCTGGGACAGGCGCTGCGCGAGACGCATGGACGCGGGCGGGGGCTGCTGCTCTTCGTCGACCAGTTGGAGGAGCTGCTCACCCTTGCCGACCCCGGCCAGGCGGCGCACTTCGCCCGACTCCTGGGAGAGCTGGCACTGCCGTCGCCCGGAGTGCACGTGCTGCTCGCGGTGCGGGGCGACTTCCTCACGCGCCTGTGCGCGCTCCCGGGCCTGGGGGAAGAGGCGGAGCGGGCGCTCTACATCCTCCGGCCCCTGTCACCCGAGGGCGTTCGCGAAGCCATCATCGGCCCGGCCCGTGCGCGAGGCGTGGCCTTCGAGTCGCCAGAGCTGGTGCGGACGCTCGTCGACTCCACCGCGCATGGCGTGGGCAGCCTCCCGCTGCTCCAGTTCGCGCTCGCCGAGCTGTGGGAGCGCCGCGACGCCGCCCGGGGCCGCATCACGCGCTCGGCGCTGGAGGCGATGGGCGGCGTGGCCGGAGCGCTGTCCCGGCATGCGGACGGCGTGCTCGCGCGCATGAGCTCCGCGGAGCATGCGGCGGCGAGGCGGCTGTTGCTCCAACTGGTGACGGCGGAGGGCACGCGCATCGAGCGCAGCGCGGAGGACCTCGCGGACGCCTCGGATGACATCTCCCGCGCGGCGCTGCGTGTGCTCGTCGAAGGCCGGCTGTTGCACACGCGCACGGTGAGCGACCTGCCGCGCTGGGAGATTGCCCACGAGTCGCTCATCGCGAGCTGGGGCACGCTGCGCGACTGGCTGGACGACGACATCGGGCACCGCGTGCTGCGCAAGCGCGTGGAGGCGGCCAGCGCGGAGTGGGACCGCCTGCGCCGCTCCAGCGAGGCCCTCTGGGGTCAGCGCCAGTTGGATGAGGTGCGGGTGCTGGAGCCCGTCACCCTGGGCGCCCGGGAGCAGGCCTTCCTCCGGGCATCCCACCGGGCCGTGCGCCGCGCGCGCTGGGGACGGGGCCTCACCGCGCTCGTGCTCGCGCTCGCCGTCCTCGCGTCCTACGTCGGCCTCCGGCTCCAGGCGTACCTGGAGGACTCGCGCTTCATCGCCGCGGAGCTGGGCACCGCGAAGGAAGCGCTGGCCTCGGGCCGCACCCTCGCCGCGAGGGCGCTCGCGAACCGCGTGGAGTCGCTGGCCATGTTCGACGGCCGGCCCCCCTCCTCGCTGGGCCCGGAGACCGCGACGGATGCCACGGGCCTGCGCAGCGCCGCGGAGAAGCGCTGGACGGAGACGCTCGCCCTGCGCGACCAGGCGGAGGCCGCCTTCACCCGCGCCAGCCGGAGCCTGGAGCGAGGCCTGGACCGCGACCGCCACCATCTCGACACGCGCCGGCTCATCGCGCAGGTCCTGGCCGAGCGCGTCCTCCTCGCGGAAGCGTTCCACCAGCGCCACGAGCGCGACGCGTGGCTCCAGCGCCTGGAGCAGGAGGTGGACTCAGCGAAAGAGGGCGAGGCCTCCCTGCGGCGGTTCCGCGAGCCCGCGGAGCTGATGGTCGAAAGCACTCCACCAGGGGCCCGCGTGTCCATCACGCGCGTCCTCCGGAGCGACGGGCCGTTCCGCCGCGAAGCCGCTCCGGACACCGGAGGCTCACGCTTCGTCCTCCCGGAAGGTTCCTACCAGCTCCACGTCACGCAGCCGGGACGGGTGCCCCTGGACGTTCCGGTGTTCCTCACGCACGGCGAGCGTGAAGCCTTGCGCCTCACGCTCCCCACCCAGGTGCCCGAAGGCTACGTCTACATCCCGCCGGGCTGCTTCCTGCTGGGCAGCGCCGAGCCGGAGGTGGTGCGCCGCTTCACCTTCAGCCCGCCCATGCATCGCTACTGCCTCACCGGCGGCTATCTGGTGGGCCGCGACGAGGTGACGTTCGGAGACTGGCTGACCTACCTGGAAGACCTGCCACCGGACGCGCCCGCGAGGCGAATCCTCGAACAGCCGCACTTCGGCGACGGTGGCACCATCACGCTGCGGTGGCGTCAGGGCACGGGCTGGGTCTTCACCTTCCACCGCACCCGCGAGGAGTTCCGCACCGCGAAGGAAGGCGAGCCCCTGCTCTACGCGGAGCGCACGCGGCACGCGAGCGTCGACTGGAAGCAGCTGCCGCTGTCCGGCGTCTCCGCGCAGGACCTGGAGGGCTACTTCTACTGGCTCCACCGGACGAAGCGGCTGCCGGGAGCGCGCCTGTGCGGCCAGCACGAATGGGAATACGCGGCCCGGGGCGCGGACGGCCGCCGCTATCCCCACGGCGACCAGCTCCAGCCCGACGACGCCAACATCGACGCGACGTATGACCGGCGGCCGTTGGCCTTTGGCCCGGACGCGGTGGGGACGCATCCCGCGTCGGTGAGTCCGTTCGGCCTGCGGGACCTGGCGGGCAACGCCTACGAGCTCACGCGCTCCGTGACGCCGGAGTTCGGCAGCGTCGTGCTCCGGGGAGGCTCCTGGTATTACGACTCGTTCGTCGCGGCGAGCGCCGACCTGTCCCCCGGTGACGCGACCGCGCGGGACGTCCGCATCGGCGTGCGCGTCTGTGCTTCGTTCGACCCGCGCTGA
- a CDS encoding sigma-70 family RNA polymerase sigma factor translates to MSQVSALATTFLSHTKTRFVAPSPEALAELDALLTHAWEDAQARWPGIPLPAERFVTHVAERIPPASPTAPVAPLVSALSLPELYLACACLQGHSVALEAFERHYLARLPERLRSLRQPDSMIDEVRQRVGVKLLVANTGHTPAIADYTGRGGLLSWVVVIASRITNKLRGQEKPSTGDDAEELFKALPAQGLDPELDVMKRRHHAAFRQAVREAAATLSAEDRHLLRLHFADRLSTYEMAPLFRVNQSTISRWLKRVQQQVYTETRRRLQEQLGLSTEDFQSFIAFVDSQLDLTLSQLLDEKREPTSEG, encoded by the coding sequence ATGTCCCAGGTGTCCGCACTGGCCACGACCTTCCTCTCGCACACGAAGACGCGCTTCGTGGCCCCCTCGCCGGAAGCGCTCGCGGAACTCGACGCCCTGCTGACGCACGCCTGGGAGGACGCGCAGGCCCGCTGGCCCGGCATTCCGCTGCCCGCCGAGCGCTTCGTGACCCACGTCGCGGAGCGGATTCCCCCGGCGAGCCCCACCGCGCCCGTCGCGCCGCTCGTCTCCGCCCTGTCCCTGCCGGAGTTGTACCTGGCGTGCGCGTGCCTCCAGGGCCACTCCGTGGCGCTGGAGGCCTTCGAACGCCACTACCTGGCCCGGCTGCCGGAGCGGCTGCGGAGCCTCCGCCAACCCGACTCGATGATCGACGAGGTCCGCCAGCGCGTGGGCGTGAAGCTCCTGGTGGCCAACACGGGCCACACGCCCGCCATCGCGGACTACACGGGGCGTGGCGGCCTCTTGAGCTGGGTGGTCGTCATCGCCAGCCGCATCACCAACAAGCTGCGTGGACAGGAGAAGCCTTCCACGGGGGACGACGCGGAGGAGCTGTTCAAGGCGCTGCCCGCGCAGGGCCTGGATCCGGAGCTGGACGTGATGAAGCGCCGCCACCACGCGGCCTTCCGTCAGGCCGTGCGGGAAGCCGCTGCCACGCTGTCGGCCGAGGACCGCCATCTGCTCCGCCTCCACTTCGCCGACCGGCTCTCCACCTATGAGATGGCGCCGCTCTTCCGCGTCAACCAGTCCACCATCTCCCGCTGGCTGAAGCGGGTGCAGCAGCAGGTCTACACGGAGACCCGGCGCCGTCTGCAGGAACAGCTGGGCCTCTCCACGGAGGACTTCCAGAGCTTCATCGCCTTCGTGGACAGCCAGCTGGACCTGACCCTCAGCCAGCTCCTCGACGAGAAGCGCGAGCCCACGTCGGAAGGCTGA
- a CDS encoding ADYC domain-containing protein has protein sequence MNAPFRTLPVCLFLLLSAQGQAAPPATAPKPGPARSVSAPTDAERYARRCQSQTAQRIARPQGTMLWGTKRGWDPEKTTEERTSVLVSVALDAPRQAEDGVTGLRFENGRLWAVPPPETRATVSDVVGTVLQGTASDGKPVEVAICGAEPAADDPTRVFYRIEAWNPVAREWENPCVALDRSPAPRALAVGGVWDASGAHADAADRVTFACENGAISKCILWGYAPWASRDGKSLAGLHQACTRLARADYCGNGRSHTRQDTTIDIYDRMGVLERATEVTREWDPAKGSFEAAWAPDGATCLSRTRDGRALEGILQECPGRFQASTGDARDEGEVCTVSRGDVKPGATLLRNLSYGPPKAEPARVQ, from the coding sequence ATGAACGCGCCCTTCCGAACCCTGCCGGTGTGCCTGTTCCTGCTCCTGTCCGCGCAAGGACAGGCCGCGCCGCCCGCTACCGCCCCGAAGCCCGGGCCCGCCCGGTCCGTGAGCGCTCCGACCGACGCCGAGCGTTACGCGCGCCGGTGCCAATCCCAGACGGCCCAGCGCATCGCCCGGCCCCAGGGCACCATGTTGTGGGGAACCAAGCGCGGCTGGGATCCGGAGAAGACGACGGAGGAGCGCACCAGCGTGCTCGTCTCCGTGGCGCTGGACGCGCCCCGGCAGGCGGAGGACGGGGTGACGGGCCTGCGCTTCGAAAATGGCCGGCTGTGGGCGGTCCCCCCACCGGAGACCAGGGCGACGGTGAGCGACGTGGTGGGCACCGTGCTCCAGGGCACCGCCAGCGACGGCAAGCCCGTGGAGGTGGCCATCTGCGGCGCGGAGCCCGCGGCGGACGACCCCACCCGCGTCTTCTACCGCATCGAAGCGTGGAACCCCGTGGCGCGCGAATGGGAGAACCCCTGCGTCGCGCTGGACCGCTCTCCCGCGCCTCGGGCGCTGGCGGTGGGCGGCGTGTGGGACGCGAGCGGCGCCCACGCCGACGCGGCGGACCGGGTCACCTTCGCGTGTGAGAACGGCGCCATCTCCAAGTGCATCCTCTGGGGCTACGCGCCCTGGGCCTCGCGGGACGGGAAGTCGCTGGCCGGCCTCCACCAGGCGTGCACGCGGCTGGCCCGCGCGGACTACTGCGGCAACGGCCGGAGCCACACGCGCCAGGACACCACCATCGACATCTATGACCGGATGGGCGTGCTGGAGCGCGCGACGGAAGTCACGAGGGAGTGGGACCCGGCGAAGGGGTCCTTCGAAGCGGCCTGGGCACCCGACGGCGCCACCTGCCTCTCCCGCACCCGCGACGGCCGCGCGCTGGAGGGGATCCTCCAGGAGTGCCCCGGCCGGTTCCAGGCGAGCACGGGTGACGCACGCGACGAGGGAGAGGTGTGCACGGTGAGCCGCGGAGACGTGAAGCCCGGGGCCACGCTGCTGCGCAACCTCTCCTATGGCCCTCCGAAGGCGGAGCCCGCGCGGGTGCAGTAG